From Algoriphagus sp. NG3, the proteins below share one genomic window:
- the uvrC gene encoding excinuclease ABC subunit UvrC, whose translation MQSSSFSPNDHTTLPDHPGVYKYFNEEDELIYVGKAKSLKKRVGSYFNKSVGFNLKTRKMVKEIRRIEITLVNSEFDALLLENNLIKKSQPKYNILLRDDKTYPYLLLTKEHFPRIFPTRNLVPRKGTYYGPFASVKAMNNVLDLIRELFTVRTCNLDLSPYKIAEGKYKVCLEYHIGNCQAPCVGLQNEGDYMRDLEHAKHILKGNLGIAKAYFKQEMQALAEKLEFEKAHKLKEKLDLLEKYQAKSLVASPSINNLDVCTIVSDEKNAYVNYMRVKNGSLITSKNVELKKKLDESDEQLLLTALIRLQDQFQSDAEEVLLNIELTEAIEGLNVFMPKIGDKKKLIELSLKNALYYKKEKALLLGLNQDKKDRVIRQLQQDLTLPEIPDHIECFDNSNIQGTNPVASMVCFLNGKPAVKEYRHYHIKTVVGPDDFASMKEVVGRRYKRLLDEGKPMPKLVVIDGGKGQLSSAVEALKELGVYGKMPIIGIAKRLEEIYFPGDSYPIHIDKKSESLRLLQRIRDEAHRFAITFHRNVRSKNAFGTQLTAIPGIGKTTADALLSQFKSVKKISLASEEELAKVIGSRRAKALIEWRDKNKGA comes from the coding sequence ATGCAATCATCCTCTTTCTCTCCAAATGATCACACCACTCTACCTGATCATCCAGGCGTATATAAGTATTTCAACGAGGAGGATGAACTCATCTATGTAGGCAAAGCCAAAAGCCTGAAAAAAAGAGTCGGAAGTTATTTCAACAAAAGTGTAGGATTCAATCTGAAAACCAGGAAGATGGTGAAAGAGATCCGGAGAATCGAAATCACCCTCGTAAATAGTGAATTTGACGCTTTGCTTCTGGAGAACAATCTGATAAAAAAATCCCAGCCCAAGTACAACATCCTCCTACGCGACGACAAGACTTATCCCTACCTGCTCTTAACAAAAGAACATTTCCCTAGGATATTTCCAACCCGGAATCTAGTTCCCAGAAAAGGAACCTATTATGGTCCCTTTGCAAGTGTGAAGGCCATGAACAATGTCCTTGATCTGATCCGCGAACTCTTCACAGTCCGAACCTGCAACCTGGATCTCTCCCCCTACAAGATAGCTGAGGGTAAGTATAAGGTATGTCTGGAATACCATATTGGAAATTGCCAGGCTCCCTGCGTAGGCCTTCAAAATGAAGGGGATTACATGAGAGATTTAGAGCATGCCAAACATATTCTGAAAGGAAATCTAGGCATAGCAAAGGCTTACTTCAAACAAGAAATGCAAGCACTGGCTGAAAAGTTGGAATTTGAAAAAGCACATAAGTTAAAAGAAAAGCTTGATTTGCTCGAAAAATATCAAGCCAAATCACTGGTGGCAAGCCCATCCATTAATAACCTCGATGTATGCACTATAGTCTCCGATGAGAAAAATGCCTACGTGAACTATATGAGGGTTAAAAATGGTTCACTCATCACCTCCAAAAATGTGGAGCTCAAAAAGAAACTAGACGAATCAGATGAGCAACTACTCCTCACAGCCCTGATAAGACTGCAGGATCAATTCCAAAGTGATGCAGAAGAGGTTTTGCTTAACATAGAACTCACAGAAGCCATAGAAGGGCTAAATGTATTCATGCCCAAAATCGGTGATAAGAAAAAACTAATAGAACTTTCCCTTAAGAATGCCCTCTACTACAAAAAGGAAAAAGCACTTCTGCTTGGCCTTAACCAGGACAAAAAAGACCGCGTTATACGCCAACTACAGCAAGACCTGACTCTTCCTGAAATACCCGATCATATTGAATGCTTTGACAACTCAAATATCCAAGGGACAAACCCGGTAGCCAGTATGGTTTGCTTTCTAAACGGCAAACCTGCAGTAAAAGAATATAGACACTACCACATCAAAACGGTAGTCGGGCCGGATGACTTTGCCAGCATGAAAGAAGTAGTGGGCAGAAGATACAAGCGCCTTTTAGATGAAGGAAAGCCTATGCCTAAGCTGGTGGTGATAGATGGCGGAAAAGGACAGCTATCTTCGGCTGTAGAGGCTTTGAAGGAGCTGGGAGTTTATGGTAAAATGCCGATTATCGGGATAGCGAAGCGCTTGGAAGAAATCTATTTCCCGGGAGATTCCTATCCTATACATATTGACAAGAAATCTGAAAGTCTGCGCCTCTTACAGAGAATCCGAGATGAAGCACATAGATTTGCTATTACTTTCCACAGAAACGTACGAAGTAAGAATGCTTTCGGAACCCAACTTACTGCGATCCCGGGGATTGGGAAAACTACTGCGGATGCACTGTTAA